One window of the Acinonyx jubatus isolate Ajub_Pintada_27869175 chromosome A2, VMU_Ajub_asm_v1.0, whole genome shotgun sequence genome contains the following:
- the SMIM30 gene encoding small integral membrane protein 30 translates to MASVSAQLFLVLISLLLVLPVVEAVEAGDAVALLLGVALSITGICACLGVYARKRNGQM, encoded by the coding sequence ATGGCTTCAGTTTCAGCACAGTTGTTCTTGGTCCTCATTTCACTGCTTTTGGTGCTGCCTGTTGTTGAAGCAGTAGAAGCTGGAGATGCAGTCGCTCTCTTGTTAGGTGTGGCTCTCAGCATTACAGGCATTTGTGCTTGTTTGGGGGTATATGCACgaaagagaaatggacaaatgtgA